Proteins encoded together in one Festucalex cinctus isolate MCC-2025b chromosome 8, RoL_Fcin_1.0, whole genome shotgun sequence window:
- the ahcy gene encoding adenosylhomocysteinase, which produces MSEKLPFKVADISLAEWGRKAIAIAENEMPGLMKMRELYGASKPLKGARVAGCLHMTLQTAVLIETLTALGAEVQWSSCNIFSTQDHAAAAIAKTGVPVYAWKGETDEEYMWCIEQTLYFKDGQALNMILDDGGDLTNLVHTKYPKLLQGIRGLSEETTTGVHNLYKMMKKGELKVPAINVNDSVTKSKFDNLYGCRESLIDGIKRATDVMIAGKVAVVAGYGDVGKGCVQALRAFGARVIVTEIDPINALQAAMEGYEVTTMDEACKEGNIFVTTTGCEDIIQARHFENMKDDAIVCNIGHFDCEIDMSWLNDNAAEKINIKPQVDRYRMKSGRHIIVLAEGRLVNLGCAMGHPSFVMSNSFTNQVLAQIELWTNTDKYPVGVYFLPKKLDEQVAAAHLDKLGVKLTKLTSKQAKYLGLPVEGPFKPDHYRY; this is translated from the exons ATGTCGGAGAAACTCCCCTTCAAAGTTG CTGACATCAGCCTGGCGGAGTGGGGCCGCAAGGCCATCGCCATCGCCGAGAACGAGATGCCGGGCCTGATGAAGATGAGGGAGCTGTACGGCGCCTCCAAGCCGCTGAAGGGCGCCCGCGTGGCCGGATGCCTGCACATGACGCTGCAGACGGCCGTGCTCATCGAGACGCTGACCGCGCTCGGGGCCGAG GTTCAGTGGTCCAGTTGTAACATCTTCTCCACTCAGGATCACGCCGCAGCCGCCATCGCCAAAACTGGCGTCCCAG TGTACGCGTGGAAGGGCGAGACGGACGAGGAGTACATGTGGTGCATCGAGCAGACGCTCTACTTCAAGGACGGCCAAGCGCTCAACATGATCCTGGACGACGGCGGCGACCTCACCAACCTGGTCCACACCAAGTACCCCAAATTGCTGCAAG GCATCCGCGGACTTTCGGAGGAGACCACCACGGGCGTCCACAACCTGTACAAGATGATGAAGAAGGGCGAGCTCAAGGTGCCCGCCATCAACGTCAACGACTCGGTCACCAAG AGCAAGTTCGACAACTTGTACGGCTGCCGCGAGAGCCTCATCGACGGCATCAAGCGCGCCACCGACGTGATGATCGCCGGCAAGGTGGCGGTGGTGGCGGGCTACGGCGACGTGGGCAAAGGGTGCGTGCAGGCGCTGCGCGCGTTCGGCGCCCGCGTCATCGTCACCGAGATCGACCCCATCAACGCCCTGCAGGCCGCCATGGAGG GCTATGAGGTGACCACCATGGACGAAGCCTGCAAGGAAGGCAACATCTTCGTCACCACCACCGGCTGCGAGGACATCATACAGGCACG CCACTTTGAGAACATGAAGGACGACGCCATCGTGTGCAACATCGGACATTTTGACTGCGAGATCGACATGAGCTGGCTCAACGACAACGCCGCCGAGAAGATCAACATCAAGCCGCAG GTGGACCGTTACCGCATGAAAAGCGGGCGTCACATCATCGTGCTGGCCGAGGGCCGGCTGGTCAATTTGGGCTGCGCCATGGGACATCCGTCCTTCGTCATGAGCAACTCCTTCACCAACCAG GTTCTGGCCCAGATCGAACTGTGGACCAACACTGACAAATACCCCGTGGGCGTCTACTTCCTCCCCAAAAAG ttGGACGAGCAGGTGGCGGCGGCCCACCTGGACAAGCTTGGCGTGAAGCTGACCAAGCTGACGTCCAAACAGGCAAAGTATTTGGGCCTCCCCGTGGAAGGACCCTTCAAACCCGACCACTACCGCTACTGA